ATTATAACTGAATTAACCCGAAAGTCCCGCATCCTTTTTGCCGCAACATAGACAGGATCTGATGGGGATACAATAGCAACCCTGAAAAGATAAAGCCAcaatttttaaatgaaaactaaCTAGTGACGATAAATTAGAAGCTAAATTGCATGCATtcaaaaaagaacaaagaaccAGATAGCAAGACCATATACTTTGTGTTTTCACCAATGATGGTTGACAATGAAGGCTTGAACATTCGCTCCCTCAAAGTTTCCAGAAAAGCATATGGAGCTGAAAAAAGTAAATCAAACAGTGAAAAATAAAGTAACACAAACATAGTCCCTAATGTAGGAAGCAACCCTCATCTGACACATAAGTAAATCATTAGCATCCAAACGTAAATACATACCAGAAAAATTTGCTCCACACTGGCGTTCAACTCCTTCGACTGCAGCAGCAATAGCACTACCCTGCTCAGCCGCCTTTTCCATTCTCGCAATAGCATCATAGAGGCATTTTGTAATATCCAGCAGCGCAATAACTTCACCATTCTCTACAACAGGAAGGTGCCTAAATTTACCTGTTAACAAGCATAACACATTAAAATAAAGCGGCGTCATACAAATAAAAAGCCTCGATGAAGTAAGAAGCACATATTAAAACAAACACTCATCACACACagaaaagaacaaaaccaacccTGGATCATCTTCTGCAGAGCTTCCATGGCCAACGAGTCAGCATTAACAAAAATAGGATTCCTCGTCATGATCTTCGACACAGTAGTGTTCTCCGGTCTCAATCCCTCCGCAATGACTCTAGTGGCAATatccttaaaaaaaagtatacACTCCAACCAAAGTCACTACAGTAGTCAAAATTCAGCTCACAAAAAaaccaacatttccaacacGAACCTTGTCAGTCACAATTCCAGAAAGCAATGCATTAGCATCAGTCAAAAGCACAGCGTCCACACGCCGAGCAGCCATCCTCCGGCAAGCATCCGATACAGTCGTCCCCTCCGGGATAGTTAGCGCTTTCGACAACCTCAGCTTCTTCACTGTCCTCTCTCCCCCAGCAGCCCTTCAAAGTTTtcatcattaaaaaaaaaccaacttTAAGTCCTTAATTACAACCAAAACCTCCAAGCAACAATCTTTCTAACCAAATGTTGATAAAGAATCGATTTTTATCACAAAGGAACCATTTTTGAAGAAATGGGGCAAAATGGGGAATTTACCCAAGGGcaggaggagaggaggagcCGCCGTTCTCGGATGGGAGTGGCTTCTTGGTGACGGTGGAGGGGCCGCGCTTCTGGGTGAGACTGGGCCTTCTGACGCCAACTTGGCTGCTCATCTCTCTCAGTGTAATAAATTAGGGTTCTTTTTGTTGTGGGTAATCTGAAGTGAGGAGAGggtggtggagatgagaagaagagaggaaggGGAGGGTTGGGTGTGGTGGCTCCAAGTTCTCCAACCGTCTTCCTCAAAgtgtttgagagagagagagagagagagagagagagagagagagagggacaGGGTTTACCTTAAAGGCCAATTCTCCCACCTTTTGTTACTGTTTCAAATTAAACCATTTCAGTTTGAAAAGCAAAGGCAGAGTAGGAGTAAAAGACAAAAATATAATCTATTATGAATTTAATCAACACCTAAGGCTAAGGCTCACATTTAAATTCATTTGAGCTGTCAAGCTGCattaaggtttttttttttttttcattttgagcTTAAACACATCTATCGTGAGAGTAACCAGGTCGCTGATTCGCTGATGCTGAGATTAGAGTGCATGTTATAGAGCAACTTGTGCTTTCTAAATTCAAGAATGTAC
This genomic interval from Argentina anserina chromosome 1, drPotAnse1.1, whole genome shotgun sequence contains the following:
- the LOC126796901 gene encoding CBS domain-containing protein CBSCBSPB3 isoform X3 codes for the protein MSSQVGVRRPSLTQKRGPSTVTKKPLPSENGGSSSPPALGAAGGERTVKKLRLSKALTIPEGTTVSDACRRMAARRVDAVLLTDANALLSGIVTDKDIATRVIAEGLRPENTTVSKIMTRNPIFVNADSLAMEALQKMIQGKFRHLPVVENGEVIALLDITKCLYDAIARMEKAAEQGSAIAAAVEGVERQCGANFSAPYAFLETLRERMFKPSLSTIIGENTKVAIVSPSDPVYVAAKRMRDFRVNSVIIIMGNKIQGILTSKDILMRVVAQNLSPELTLVEKVMTPNPECATLDTTILDALHIMHEGKFLHLPVLDRADESVAACVDVLQITHAAISMVESSSGTVNDMANTMMQKFWDSALALEPPDDTDTHSEMSAMMASDAGEQAKFNYPSLGLGNSFAFKFEDRKGRVHRFNSVSGVKKVL